A region from the Mesorhizobium shangrilense genome encodes:
- a CDS encoding DUF1007 family protein, translating into MHLKRRAIVLASALAATFAAVEPAEVHPHVFAEARLEVILTPDHQSVKSLRHVWRFDELFSSTVLMEFDKNSDLKLDANELKDVADTVHASLADYNYFQLVTVDGKDVPMTPPPHLMANFENDQLIILFESEPKKPIKLAGKIDIGVYDPTFYTAIDFTEDANMHVDGLPANCTSKVIRPDADEAIAENQKTLTDAFFNDPTGTDMSKIFATKLELNCQPEG; encoded by the coding sequence ATGCACCTGAAAAGGCGAGCTATTGTGCTGGCTTCGGCCTTGGCGGCGACATTTGCCGCCGTTGAACCCGCCGAAGTGCATCCGCATGTCTTCGCCGAGGCCCGCCTCGAGGTGATCCTCACCCCGGATCACCAAAGTGTGAAGTCGCTGCGCCATGTCTGGCGCTTCGACGAGCTGTTTTCCAGTACGGTGCTGATGGAGTTCGACAAGAACTCCGACCTGAAACTCGATGCCAATGAGTTGAAGGATGTCGCCGACACCGTCCATGCGTCGCTGGCCGACTACAATTACTTCCAGCTCGTCACCGTCGACGGCAAGGACGTGCCGATGACACCGCCGCCGCACCTGATGGCCAATTTCGAGAACGACCAGTTGATCATCCTGTTCGAATCCGAACCCAAGAAGCCGATCAAGCTGGCCGGCAAGATCGATATCGGGGTCTACGACCCGACCTTCTACACCGCGATCGACTTCACCGAGGACGCCAACATGCATGTCGACGGCTTGCCCGCCAACTGCACCAGCAAGGTCATTCGTCCTGACGCCGACGAAGCGATCGCCGAGAACCAGAAGACCCTGACGGACGCTTTCTTCAACGATCCGACAGGCACCGACATGAGCAAGATCTTTGCCACCAAGCTTGAACTGAACTGTCAACCAGAAGGATGA
- a CDS encoding LysR family transcriptional regulator, with amino-acid sequence MDTLTRMRAFIDVVEAEGFSAAARKIGRSKALLSKYVRELEDELGALLLNRTTRQFSMTEAGHTYYRRASEIVREVDSLADAVRESSGDVRGRIKLSAPRTFADAPIGQSLIDFAKQYPDIVLDIQLDDRFVDLVEEGFDLAVRISRLENSSLIARRLAPFSIKLCASPELIVKHGMPIRPQDLGRMPCIIDTNGRGLNNWPFKGDNNDQLSVAVSGPIEVNSPMAARAAAVAGLGFSILPDFIAAPDIQSGRLVTVMDDRILSGGGIFAVYPHRRYLPAKVRVFVDYLVQWFKDK; translated from the coding sequence ATGGATACACTGACCCGCATGCGCGCCTTCATCGACGTGGTCGAGGCCGAAGGTTTTTCGGCGGCGGCACGCAAGATCGGGCGCTCCAAGGCGCTGCTGTCAAAGTATGTGCGCGAACTGGAGGACGAGCTCGGCGCGTTGTTGCTCAACCGCACCACGCGACAGTTCTCGATGACCGAAGCCGGCCATACCTATTACCGACGCGCGTCGGAGATCGTGCGCGAGGTCGACAGCCTCGCCGACGCGGTGCGCGAATCTTCCGGCGACGTGCGCGGCAGGATCAAGCTTTCGGCGCCGCGCACCTTCGCCGACGCGCCGATCGGCCAGTCGCTGATCGACTTCGCCAAGCAGTATCCCGACATCGTGCTCGACATTCAGCTCGACGACCGCTTCGTCGATCTGGTCGAGGAAGGCTTCGACCTTGCGGTGCGCATCTCGCGACTGGAAAACTCGTCGCTGATCGCAAGGCGCCTGGCACCCTTCTCGATAAAGCTTTGCGCCTCCCCCGAACTGATCGTCAAGCATGGCATGCCGATCCGGCCGCAGGATCTGGGCCGCATGCCCTGCATCATCGACACCAATGGCCGCGGGCTGAACAACTGGCCATTCAAGGGCGACAACAACGATCAACTGAGCGTCGCGGTGTCGGGCCCGATCGAGGTCAACAGCCCGATGGCAGCGCGGGCGGCCGCCGTGGCGGGATTGGGATTTTCCATCCTGCCGGACTTCATCGCCGCGCCTGACATCCAAAGCGGCCGGCTGGTTACTGTGATGGATGACCGCATCCTGTCGGGCGGCGGCATCTTCGCCGTTTATCCGCACCGGCGTTATCTGCCGGCAAAGGTTCGCGTTTTCGTCGATTACCTGGTGCAGTGGTTCAAGGACAAGTGA
- a CDS encoding amidase, which yields MPSTRGPLNAFLDLYEIPVPSAQTGPLAGLKLAVKDIFDVAGYRTGCGNPQKYAEASPAFATAPSVQALLDAGARFVGKTQTDELAFSLMGLNAHFPWPVNPAAPDRITGGSSSGSASAVAGGLADIATGSDTGGSIRAPASFCGLIGLRATHGRISLDGTMPLAPSFDTFGWFARDMAIYEKVGAVLLGEDTHRHELKRPIALDVLDELMLGRKEAEAYRDMLQPVAAGSGAPKTAEPLSHSIDDLYWCFRTLQGYEAWQSHGAWISASGSALGPFVKERFEHGATIAAGAVQRETQRRDAFRGELTALLGEDGVLVLPTVPGAAPLKATPIADLQNWRERALRLLCLSGLSGFPQITLPLGSVDGAPFGLSLLGPRNSDRQLMALAARILAARWKG from the coding sequence ATGCCATCGACGCGCGGCCCGCTGAACGCTTTTCTCGATCTCTACGAAATCCCCGTCCCCAGCGCTCAAACCGGCCCCTTGGCCGGGCTGAAGCTGGCTGTGAAGGATATATTCGACGTGGCCGGCTACCGCACCGGCTGCGGCAACCCGCAAAAATACGCAGAGGCTTCGCCAGCATTCGCCACGGCGCCTTCCGTACAGGCGCTGCTTGATGCCGGCGCACGTTTCGTCGGCAAGACGCAGACCGATGAACTGGCCTTCTCGCTGATGGGGCTGAACGCGCACTTCCCCTGGCCGGTCAATCCGGCGGCACCCGACCGCATCACCGGCGGCTCGTCCTCGGGTTCGGCCTCGGCGGTCGCCGGCGGCCTCGCCGACATCGCCACCGGTTCGGACACCGGTGGCTCGATCCGCGCTCCGGCAAGTTTCTGCGGCCTGATCGGGCTGCGTGCCACGCATGGCCGCATCTCGCTTGACGGCACCATGCCGCTCGCTCCCTCCTTCGACACATTCGGCTGGTTTGCCAGGGATATGGCCATCTATGAGAAGGTCGGCGCTGTGTTGCTCGGCGAGGATACGCACCGCCACGAGCTGAAACGTCCAATCGCCCTGGATGTGCTGGACGAGCTCATGCTCGGCCGGAAGGAGGCCGAGGCCTATCGCGACATGCTCCAGCCGGTCGCGGCGGGGTCGGGTGCGCCAAAAACCGCCGAACCGTTGTCGCATTCCATCGACGATCTCTACTGGTGTTTCCGCACGCTGCAGGGATACGAGGCCTGGCAGAGCCATGGCGCCTGGATATCGGCGAGCGGCAGCGCGCTCGGCCCGTTCGTCAAGGAGCGCTTCGAGCACGGCGCGACCATCGCTGCAGGTGCGGTTCAACGCGAAACGCAGCGGCGTGACGCCTTCCGCGGCGAACTCACCGCCCTGCTTGGCGAGGACGGCGTGCTGGTGCTTCCCACGGTTCCGGGCGCCGCCCCGCTCAAGGCGACCCCGATCGCGGATTTGCAGAATTGGCGCGAACGTGCCTTAAGGCTGCTGTGCCTCTCCGGCCTGTCCGGCTTTCCACAGATCACGCTGCCGCTCGGTTCGGTCGACGGCGCGCCCTTCGGCCTTTCGCTGCTGGGACCGAGGAACAGCGACAGACAGTTGATGGCACTGGCCGCACGCATCCTCGCGGCCCGGTGGAAAGGCTGA
- the odc2 gene encoding ornithine/lysine decarboxylase, whose protein sequence is MATQRILDFLATRRPSGPCLVVDLDVVRDNFRAFEKALPDSKIYYAVKANPAPEILRLLAAMGSSFDTASVAEVEMAMDAGAPADRISFGNTIKKERDILRAYQLGIRLFAVDCVEEVEKIARVAPGARVFCRVLTDGEGAEWPLSRKFGCVPAMAVDVLRKAKVLGLDAYGVSFHVGSQQTDLTAWDRALADAKKVFSTLAEEGIVLKMVNMGGGFPTRYLKDVPAAQAYGQAIFSALRKHFGNALPETIIEPGRGMVGNAGVIKSEVVLISKKADNDNVRWVFLDIGKFGGLAETMDEAIRYPIVTSHDGDETAPCVLAGPTCDSADVMYEKTPYPLPLSLTIGDEVLIEGTGAYTTTYSAVAFNGFEPLRSYVI, encoded by the coding sequence ATGGCTACCCAGCGCATCCTCGACTTCCTCGCCACCCGACGTCCGTCCGGCCCCTGCCTCGTCGTCGACCTCGATGTCGTGCGTGACAATTTCCGCGCCTTCGAGAAGGCGTTGCCCGATTCCAAGATCTACTATGCGGTGAAAGCAAACCCGGCGCCGGAAATCCTGCGCCTGCTTGCTGCGATGGGCTCGTCCTTCGACACCGCTTCCGTTGCCGAAGTCGAGATGGCGATGGACGCCGGTGCGCCGGCGGACCGCATCTCTTTCGGCAACACCATCAAGAAGGAGCGCGACATCCTGCGCGCCTACCAGCTCGGCATTCGCCTGTTCGCGGTCGATTGCGTCGAGGAGGTCGAGAAGATCGCCCGCGTTGCTCCAGGCGCGCGCGTGTTCTGCCGCGTGCTGACCGATGGCGAGGGTGCCGAATGGCCGCTGTCGCGCAAGTTCGGCTGCGTACCGGCGATGGCGGTCGACGTGCTGCGCAAGGCCAAGGTGCTGGGTCTCGATGCCTATGGCGTGTCGTTCCATGTCGGTTCGCAGCAGACCGACCTGACCGCCTGGGACCGTGCGCTCGCCGACGCCAAGAAGGTGTTTTCGACGCTGGCCGAGGAAGGCATCGTGCTGAAGATGGTCAATATGGGCGGCGGCTTCCCGACCCGTTACCTGAAGGACGTGCCGGCGGCGCAGGCCTATGGCCAGGCGATCTTCTCGGCGCTGCGCAAGCATTTCGGCAACGCGCTGCCCGAGACCATCATCGAGCCGGGCCGCGGCATGGTTGGGAATGCAGGCGTCATCAAGTCGGAAGTCGTGCTGATCTCGAAGAAGGCTGACAACGACAATGTGCGCTGGGTGTTCCTCGATATCGGCAAGTTCGGCGGTCTCGCCGAGACGATGGACGAGGCGATCCGCTACCCGATCGTCACCTCGCATGACGGCGACGAGACCGCGCCTTGCGTGCTCGCCGGCCCGACCTGCGATTCGGCCGACGTGATGTACGAGAAGACGCCGTACCCGCTGCCGCTGTCGCTGACCATCGGCGACGAGGTGCTGATCGAAGGCACCGGCGCCTACACGACCACCTATTCGGCGGTCGCCTTCAACGGCTTCGAGCCTCTCCGATCCTACGTGATCTGA
- a CDS encoding GNAT family N-acetyltransferase: MSPSRGESARAIAIVAETAADVAAREALLDEAMGPKRKTKSSEKLRRGRRPSEGLAFVARDASGTVMGTVRLWDVTLGEGGPAALLLGPLAVDPSLKNAGIGSALMRHAVAEAARLGHGAILLVGDAPYYQRFGFSSQKTGSLAMPGPYERHRLLALELVDGALEGARGTLKAAGRKLKAQVVAA, from the coding sequence ATCTCCCCCTCGAGGGGGGAGAGTGCCCGCGCCATTGCTATCGTCGCCGAAACCGCGGCCGATGTCGCGGCGCGTGAAGCGCTGCTGGACGAGGCCATGGGGCCGAAGCGCAAGACAAAGTCGTCCGAAAAGCTGCGGCGTGGCCGTAGGCCTTCGGAAGGCCTGGCCTTCGTCGCGCGCGACGCATCGGGCACTGTCATGGGCACGGTGCGGCTGTGGGATGTGACGCTGGGCGAGGGCGGTCCGGCCGCCCTTCTGCTTGGCCCGCTCGCTGTCGATCCGTCGCTCAAGAACGCAGGCATAGGCTCGGCCTTGATGCGTCATGCGGTGGCCGAGGCGGCGCGGCTCGGCCATGGCGCCATCCTGCTGGTCGGCGATGCGCCCTACTATCAGCGCTTCGGCTTCTCCTCGCAAAAGACCGGTTCGCTCGCCATGCCCGGCCCCTATGAGCGGCATCGCCTGCTGGCGCTGGAACTTGTCGATGGCGCGCTGGAAGGCGCTCGCGGCACGCTGAAGGCGGCGGGGCGCAAGCTGAAGGCGCAGGTCGTCGCCGCCTGA
- a CDS encoding outer membrane protein: MRVSSIAGSAVLLVSLMAGTAYAADLVTELPIASTYNWTGGYVGAQAGYAWGDSVGGAYFKATGAVDANGNVDPRGFLGGLHTGYNYQFNNNAVLGVEGDINFASIRGSVNPLHFASGGNALGNSASAEMTWNGSVRLRAGYAIDRFLPYVTGGVAFGRYGFDPSYGGTGPLSGSKTQTGWTIGAGLEYALTDHLTTRIEYRYTDFGSATYAIPGFSSEETRVNLKTNDVRIGLTYKF, from the coding sequence ATGCGCGTTTCGTCTATAGCAGGTTCTGCTGTATTGCTCGTATCGCTCATGGCAGGCACCGCCTACGCTGCCGACTTGGTGACTGAGCTTCCCATCGCTTCAACGTACAACTGGACTGGCGGCTATGTCGGCGCCCAGGCGGGGTATGCGTGGGGTGACTCGGTGGGAGGCGCTTACTTCAAGGCGACGGGTGCTGTAGATGCGAACGGAAATGTTGACCCACGTGGGTTTTTGGGCGGGCTTCACACCGGCTACAACTACCAATTCAACAACAATGCGGTGCTCGGCGTCGAAGGCGACATCAATTTCGCCAGCATAAGAGGCAGCGTAAACCCTCTGCATTTTGCGAGTGGTGGGAATGCTCTGGGAAATTCGGCGTCTGCCGAGATGACTTGGAACGGCTCGGTGCGCCTGAGAGCTGGATATGCGATCGATCGGTTTCTTCCCTACGTGACGGGCGGCGTGGCTTTTGGCCGATATGGATTTGATCCCAGCTACGGCGGCACCGGCCCTCTTTCCGGTTCCAAAACACAAACTGGATGGACGATCGGCGCCGGCTTGGAATACGCCCTTACAGACCACCTCACGACCCGTATCGAATATCGCTACACCGATTTTGGTAGCGCAACATATGCCATACCGGGCTTCTCATCGGAAGAAACGCGCGTCAACTTGAAGACGAACGACGTTCGGATTGGGCTGACTTATAAGTTCTAG
- a CDS encoding SCP2 sterol-binding domain-containing protein produces MSVQDIADKISSRVASAGFDRSVKFDTGSDGVIVIGGGTVSTTDAPADCTIKLSLDDLESLIAGDLNPTMAFMTGKIKVEGDMSVAMALSQLIG; encoded by the coding sequence ATGAGCGTTCAGGATATTGCCGACAAGATCAGCTCGCGCGTGGCGAGCGCCGGATTCGATCGTTCCGTGAAGTTCGACACCGGCAGCGATGGCGTCATCGTCATCGGCGGCGGGACGGTATCGACCACCGATGCACCGGCCGACTGCACGATCAAGCTATCGCTCGACGATCTCGAATCGCTCATCGCCGGCGATCTCAACCCGACCATGGCGTTCATGACGGGCAAGATAAAGGTCGAGGGCGACATGAGCGTCGCCATGGCGCTCAGCCAGTTGATCGGCTGA